In Macadamia integrifolia cultivar HAES 741 chromosome 12, SCU_Mint_v3, whole genome shotgun sequence, the following are encoded in one genomic region:
- the LOC122094757 gene encoding glucan endo-1,3-beta-glucosidase-like — protein sequence MRPTWAAWTIAIAVAIAYQMGGIGATRIGVCYGRLGDNLPPPPEVISLYKKSNIELIRLFDPDPQVLNALRGSNLSLALGTRNEDLQILAGSPEAATAWINTNVVPYKNDVLITWISAGNEVIPGPLGQHVPNAMNNLYNALVSVGLSTVKVTTVVPGTALGVSYPPSQGAFSAEVAPIMGYVLAFLAKTNAPLMINVYPYFAYASDPTNIQLDYAQFADHPVVTDGNLSYSSLFDAMVDSFYSAMEKTGGSNVSVVVSESGWPSAGNEPHSSIANAQKYNSRLKERVLSTTKPGTPKRPNATLQTFFFAMFNENLKPAGTEQHFGFFYPNKEPVYPFW from the exons ATGAGACCAACATGGGCTGCATGGACCATAGCAATTGCAGTGGCTATTGCTTATCAAATGGGTGGCATAG GTGCCACACGGATTGGAGTTTGCTATGGTAGACTTGGAGATAATCTACCACCTCCTCCAGAAGTAATAAGCCTCTACAAGAAATCTAACATTGAACTAATCAGGCTCTTCGATCCGGACCCTCAAGTACTAAATGCTCTAAGGGGTTCCAACCTCTCACTTGCACTTGGTACAAGAAATGAAGATTTACAAATCTTGGCGGGGAGCCCTGAAGCCGCGACAGCGTGGATTAACACCAACGTTGTTCCATACAAAAATGATGTCCTTATAACATGGATCTCGGCCGGAAACGAAGTGATTCCAGGTCCACTTGGACAACATGTTCCAAATGCCATGAACAATCTCTACAATGCTTTAGTCTCAGTTGGCTTGAGCACTGTTAAGGTCACCACAGTTGTTCCAGGTACTGCCTTGGGTGTTTCCTATCCCCCATCTCAAGGTGCCTTCTCTGCTGAAGTGGCTCCTATTATGGGATATGTCTTGGCATTTTTAGCCAAGACCAATGCACCACTCATGATCAATGTGTACCCTTATTTTGCCTATGCCTCTGATCCAACCAACATTCAATTGGATTATGCTCAATTTGCTGACCATCCTGTGGTGACAGATGGAAATTTGAGCTATTCTAGCTTGTTTGATGCCATGGTGGACTCATTTTACTCAGCTATGGAAAAGACTGGTGGATCTAATGTTTCTGTTGTTGTATCAGAGAGTGGTTGGCCTAGTGCTGGTAATGAACCTCATTCAAGTATAGCTAATGCACAGAAGTACAACTCTAGGCTTAAGGAAAGAGTATTATCAACTACTAAGCCAGGGACTCCCAAGAGGCCAAATGCAACCTTGCAAACATTCTTCTTTGCCATGTTTAATGAAAACCTAAAACCTGCTGGAACAGAGCAACACTTTGGTTTCTTCTATCCTAATAAAGAGCCTGTATATCCCTTTTGGTAG